The following nucleotide sequence is from Zea mays cultivar B73 chromosome 1, Zm-B73-REFERENCE-NAM-5.0, whole genome shotgun sequence.
AATGCACCAGTGATCCCCTAGGTTTCGACACATCTGAAAGTGCAGGTACATATGATGTGGGTTATTCTAGAGACTTGGCTGGTCATGAGAGTAACAAAGCAAGTCGAACTCGTGATAGTGGAGAATCATTGAACCCAAGTGGTCCAATTCGTGATGGTGGAGACTCATCTACTCGAAGTGGTGCAAGAAGGAAGAGAGGGCGCATGATGATGGAAGATGAGGATCCATTGATATGCACTGTCACTGAAGCTTTTAAGACTCTTTCAGATGCAATCAAGCAGTCAGCACCACAACCACGTCCGATAATCCCACCCAACCTATGGACTATGATGAAACATATTCTTGTCTTTGAAAGAGAACATATAGCACACTACTATGGCTACTTGTGTGAGAATCCAGCCCTTGCTTATGCCTTTCTAGAGATGGGACTAGTTGATCAAATGGTATGGGTGTCTAGGTACATCAAGAGTCATCTTTCTAATTGATGCATCAAAAAAGCAGATTAGCCTAAAACTTGTATCTGAAACTTTTTAGTTATTTCTATGATGGATGGCGTCTCTGAAACTTCTCTTTGAACATTGATATGTATGCTGGATAACTTCTCAATTTTATTTATATGCTGGATAATGTTGAATATGTATGTTGGATAAATTCTCAGTTTTTAATGTATGTTGGATAATGCTGGATGAAATTGTATGCTGGATAAGTACTCGTGAAGATACAAGTTTCAATTTTTAGTTTTATCTATGTTATAACTTTCAATTTTTATGTATGTTGGATAAAAATGCAACCTTTTTGGTGTGGTGAGTGAAAGCAGATTGAGCGTCGCTTGATGACCTGCTTCCTCAAAACAAACAAAAAATGGATTCACCTCATTTCTTTAACAAACATAAAGAAAAAACCATCCAATCCTGTGAGGAATGAATCCATTCCGGATCGGCTGGTTCCGGATGGAGCCAATCCCCTAACCAAACACGCCGTAAGTACCCGGACTTTCTCTCCTCTTAGATGAGTAGAATTTAAATACGAATAGATAATATGTATACCATTTACGCCCTACAGTCCATGAATAGCAGTGGCTGGTTCGTCAATCCGGCTTGGCAGCTATTCCAGCTGAGAGCAGGCCAGGAACACATCGCACGATCCGATGGACTTGTGCCGGCAGCATCAAAGAGAAGAGCAGCGTCGGCCTATCAAGTAGCAGATCTTAATCCGGAAGATCTCGTCGAAGTCGAACTCCCTCAACGCCATCCGGGTGTTCCCGCACTTGAtgctatctccagcagcttacccatcttcatacctatattcaaactccactctacaAATAGTATAAAACAACACTTTTGGGTTCTTTAGTGTGTCCGAGTGCAGCAGCTTGCCGCAGGCTGGAGAACCCGTGGAATGCCACAACGTGCAGAGTACGCTGACGAAGGGGCTTTGTTCGACGCGCACTACCCACTTGGTGTACGCACTACACACCCAGCACAAGGCAACAACGTCCCACGGTCAGGTCCACCATCGCCAAGGGCTCACCCCCGCGACGGAGCCCCGAAGCCGTGGATTGCTCCTCATCGCGCCGAGGTCCTGCGCACGCTGGCTAGCGAGTGTCCGCGCGTTCGACGCCATGTCCTTCCGTCCATGGCTGCAGCCCAACGCCGAGATACGGCTCGCCCATTGCATCACGAGCCTTGTTGAGCTATTTCTATGCCTCATGGATTTAGAAGGAATTAAGAACAATATGAAGTATCTTGACTTGCTATGAATTGAAACACACCCgatcttctctaatttatatggaTTTTTATGCAACCGAACGAGCCTAACATGAATACCTCAACATCCATGTTTCTAGATCACACGCGGTTTCAACGAGCCAATACCGAGAACTGGCCAATGCACGCTACACTGCATGCCAACAAACTTCAACCCTTCAGGGTAGAGAATCAAGTGAAAAAAACGCGAAGGGCAGAAGCGACATCGGCAGCTATCGGGCACTCTAGCTTAAGGCGGAGCAGGTGGTCGTGGCCCTGCTGCCGGCAGCGGCACGGATGCCGTTGCTCCTGTCGGGCGTCCTTCTGAGGAGCACGACGCACTCGGAGTCGTGGCGGTACGTCAGCCGGACCAGGCTCCCCACCACTCGGTACCGGGACCGCGCCCTGACCGTGACGGTGAGTGGCAGGCCGTGGCTGGACTCGAGCAGGTCCTGCATGCCCCGCCCCGCCGCGTACATGGGCTTGTCCTGCGCCGCCACAAAGAGCCTCACCGTCGAGGTGCCGCGCGGTCCGACGTCGTGTGACCAGCCGTCTCCCTGCAAGAACACGCACGGGACGGCTTAATTAATCTTGCCGGCCTTGTAGTGACAGCCTCAGCTTGTCGGTTAATCGATCGAGACGAGAGATCGAGCACGAGGCGTGCCTGTGAGGTCGCGAAGACGAACCGGCCGAAGGACATCTCGAGCCGCGGCGGGCCGACGCGCAGCGTGAAGACCTTGGAGTGGTTCTCGACCGCCATGTCCACGGAGGAGTTGCAGTTGAGGAAGCTGGTCTCCACGCCGGAGCCGTCCAGCCCTTCCCCCAGCGCGAACCGCTGGACCTTGCCCACCCTGAAGGACACCCGGGGGTGCCGCGGCCTGGTGGCCAGGACGAAGACGAGCAGCGCCAACGCCGCGCTGGCCGCCACCCTCCACGCCACCTGGAACGCGATGCAGCAGCAGGGGGCCTCCGGGTCCAGC
It contains:
- the LOC118473499 gene encoding uncharacterized protein — protein: MAVIFGNQQATGLFAKCTSDPLGFDTSESAGTYDVGYSRDLAGHESNKASRTRDSGESLNPSGPIRDGGDSSTRSGARRKRGRMMMEDEDPLICTVTEAFKTLSDAIKQSAPQPRPIIPPNLWTMMKHILVFEREHIAHYYGYLCENPALAYAFLEMGLVDQMVWVSRYIKSHLSN
- the LOC103632788 gene encoding uncharacterized protein — translated: MAPAGNGADDHELPLFHPSPCAHYYVQSPSAASHTLSHPASDSMALILSPFPNLHHDADARHSSDGRDHEHDHEEASRLTLSRYSSSRGSNSSFPVGDKKPGRRRHALSGRSSGRHDDGDDDADGEAQRSGAWRYVKLDPEAPCCCIAFQVAWRVAASAALALLVFVLATRPRHPRVSFRVGKVQRFALGEGLDGSGVETSFLNCNSSVDMAVENHSKVFTLRVGPPRLEMSFGRFVFATSQGDGWSHDVGPRGTSTVRLFVAAQDKPMYAAGRGMQDLLESSHGLPLTVTVRARSRYRVVGSLVRLTYRHDSECVVLLRRTPDRSNGIRAAAGSRATTTCSALS